Proteins from a single region of Synechococcus sp. WH 8109:
- a CDS encoding RodZ family helix-turn-helix domain-containing protein: MNERSLADDQGKATGLVEAGRQLAESRSASGLTQNQLASQLHMGEEQLAALERGDQAELPEPVFIKAMVRRISSHLGLDADAMVQTLGPLTTMPPKRATSLATTRGITPHKQRKFNPLPLVALAGLAGLGFVVWSNAYEQTRFPQGLKSSNPTLEPSETDLEVTKVADERDALIVPAPPTGDLGLTISSSEPSWIALRREGIVEFEGLLNGERRIDNPDLVEIYAGRPDLVQLSSPNAETRTLGAVDDIRWIPLSPAP, encoded by the coding sequence GGTTGAAGCAGGGCGACAGTTGGCCGAGTCACGGTCTGCTTCAGGCCTGACCCAGAACCAGCTCGCCAGCCAGCTGCACATGGGCGAGGAGCAGCTGGCAGCATTGGAACGGGGCGATCAAGCCGAACTGCCTGAACCTGTGTTCATCAAGGCCATGGTGCGCCGGATCAGTTCGCATCTGGGTTTGGATGCTGACGCCATGGTTCAGACCCTCGGCCCCCTAACCACGATGCCGCCCAAACGGGCGACTTCCCTGGCAACAACGCGGGGCATCACCCCTCATAAACAGAGAAAATTCAATCCGCTTCCCCTTGTGGCCCTCGCTGGGCTTGCTGGCCTTGGCTTTGTTGTGTGGAGCAACGCCTACGAGCAGACGCGCTTCCCCCAGGGGTTGAAGTCTTCCAATCCAACCCTTGAGCCAAGCGAAACCGATCTGGAGGTGACCAAGGTTGCAGATGAGCGCGATGCCCTCATCGTTCCAGCGCCACCAACCGGAGACCTGGGCCTCACGATCAGCAGCAGCGAACCCAGCTGGATCGCCCTACGGCGTGAGGGAATTGTGGAATTCGAAGGGCTGCTGAACGGTGAGCGCAGGATTGACAATCCCGATCTGGTGGAGATCTACGCCGGTCGGCCTGATCTGGTCCAGCTGAGTTCTCCCAACGCCGAGACACGAACTCTTGGCGCTGTGGATGACATCCGCTGGATCCCTCTCAGCCCTGCACCCTGA